TATGCTTCTGCAGATGGGTAGTCGTGACCAGTTGCCATCGCATTGACACAGTACGGCATCTGAACTGATTTGTGAGTAAAAGTCTTTGCATTGGTATTTCAAAAACATTGAAGTCACTTGCACAGGAACACCGTTTGGAATGACGCCATAGTAGACgactgaaataaagaaagaggtTATTCAACGTTGTCAGCATGTCAGTGAAATAGTGATCACAGCAACAGTACAACCTCCTGTAATAAAGTGAACTCAGTGCGATCAGCTTGTAAATTTCTCTACCTAAATTTCTCTGCCGCCCTAATCAGTAGGATTCACAAGTGCTGTGATGAGCACATGATCCCTGACTGTCTTCTCACCAGCAAACACTGCCAGTTGTAACCGTTGGAAAGGATATACAAGCCACTACCATGAACTGAAGACCAGGTGCCAGACTGGACCCAAGTAGTCCCCAAACCATTTAGTAAGGCTGTACTGAAATTATACAGATCACTTTAGAAATTTACTCTTTGTTTTACACCAACTAGTTAGCAAGGGAAGACAGATTTCACCAATACATTTCCACCAGGTAAATGCATAAGCATACACAGGTTTGATATATGTGATGTGATTTACTTGTTATTGTGAGTAAAGGTCTCCTGTATCTCCCATTTGAGAAGAGAAGGTGAGAAGAAGATCCTGTCTGAATGGTTTCATACTATCACCTTTTAAAGATTTTGGAAAATTGGAAACTGCATTTAACTTCCAATTAATGATTATGAAATGATGTGATGGAGTGTGAGGAGCGTGCACACGGCAGGTACTGACAATACCCCTTGCATTTGGAAGATAAATTTTGTATGGTGGTTAGGGTGACTGTGCATGTTACATTAGATAGAGACACAGTTTAATCAATTCCTTAAGCTTTTGctctgctgatttttttttttggttttttaaaaaataccttCCAAAATTTTGTTATAACAAGCAGACGCTTTCAGCATGCAAATCCAAATTGACAGTGGACACATATTGATAATCTTCTGGTCACTGTTAGCTTTACAGCTTACTAGTATAGAACATGTGACAGACTTACGCTCACAGACTGGCACAGAAGACCACATTCCACTCATACATATAGCTGTGGCATCCCGGTCCTTGGTTTCATATCCTTTGTCACACGTTATCCCAATTCTGTGTCCTTCCTCATACCAACCACTTGAGCTTTCTGTGTATCTTCCATTGGGTATCTCTGGTGGAATGCAGCCTTCTTTCtctgagggaggaaaaacaacaacaacaacaacaaacaaataaaaacatttctatcATGGTTTACCATAGGAGATATTTACTGACAGTCCACAGCTAACTTTACCTTCGCATCTTAACACTCAAAAAATGTAGGCAAAGCTGCCAATGGCTGGCTAGCTAAGAAGATATATAAATCTGACAAGTTGTGATTTAAGACttctgaaaaatatttaatttgctaGATACTGGAGCaattaaaatctaataaagcaaacaagtcaaatgtttatttttgtaaccATTTTGGCTTATTACGGACTGATGATATAACTGTTAAACTCTTAGATATAACTACACTGAACAGTATCATTCACAGATGTATTAACTGTCGAGTTTTTACTCAAATCATACAGTGACTTTTGGAGGACTTCATATGTTTGTAGTATTTAAAtgctgaataaataataaaggtGTCCAAGGGGTATCAAAAAACCATGTGAAACATGAAAGGTGGCGTACTGTTTAAGCTGGACAACACTTtgacaggactgcagctttgataatgtttctttaaatgtttattgtttttataaacaGTCATGCTCAGACTTTTGTTACTTTATTGAGAGGTTTAGTAGACGGTCAGCTGTCCTTATGTTCAGTGAAAAGTATATTTATCACTGCATATCTTAGCACGTTGATCACTTACTGCACGTTGGGCCTTCACTCCAGTTTCCAGCTATACAATAGATGgtttttttatcttcttcctTCGCAGTATATCCATGTTCACATTCATACTGCACTGTTGAATCTTCAGCAAACAGCTCCTGGTACTCCTGATGAATGATGACGGCGTGAGGGATTTTAGGGGGCTCGCTGCATGCACTGACACTTTCTGtaaaaaatatgcatatttgtaATCAGTGTGTATAGATACCTGGAGTGACTACTTAGTTGGCTTGCTTGCTGAATATTGTGGTGAGAAATAAAACCGAGCAGCAATAGCATTACAATATACAATTCTCATTTGAAAAAAagctgggatgctgtgtaaaacacaaataaaacagactgtgaTGATTTGCTGGTTCGTTGGTAACAGCTGATAGGATCATAACTGGGTATGAAAGAGCATCCTTGAAAGGCTTAGTCATTCAAAAGCAAGGATTGGGCGAAGTTCAGCACTGCATCGTATAAAGAGTATTATCACATGGGATCAGGCACACTTTGTAAGGCTACTGTTGATAAAAGcgttttgtttgcaaatgattgccttcttacattttacacattgtGCCAACTATATTGAAGTAGGGGTGGTGGACACATATTGATAATCTTCTGGTCACTGTTAGCTTTACAGCTTACTAGTATAGAACATGTGACAGACTTACGCTCACAGACTGGCACAGAAGACCACATTCCACTCATACATATAGCTGTGGCATCCCGGTCCTTGGTTTCATATCCTTTGTCACACGTTATCCTAATTTTGTGTCCTTGCTCATACCGACCATTTGAGCTTTCTGTGTATCTTCCATTGGGTATCTCTGGTGGAATGCAGGCTTCTTCCtctgagggaggaaaaacaacaataacaacaaacaaataaaaacatttctatcATGGTTTACCATAGGAGATATTTACTGACAGTCCACAGCTAACTTTACCCTCGCATCTTAACACTCAAAAAATGTAGGCAAAGCTGGCTAAGAAGATATACAAATCTGACAATTTGTGATTTATCAGGAGGTGCATATTACGAAAGacttcagaaaaatatttaatttgttaaataCTGGAGCAATTTGTGTTCTATCTAATAAAGCAAACAagtcaaatgtttatttttgtcaccaTTTTGGCTTCTTATTACGGACTGATGATATAACTGTTAAACTCTTAGATATAACTACACTGAACAGTATCATTCACAGATGTATTAACTGTCGAGTTTTTACTCAAATCATACAGTGACTTTTGGAGGACTTCATATGTTTGTAGTATTTAAAtgctgaataaataataaaggtGTCCAAGGGGTATCAAAAAACCATGTGAAACATGAAAGGTGGCGTACGGTTTAAGCTGGACAACACTTTGACAGGACTGCAGCATtcaaacaaacatacagtgaaCATATTATTGAACACTCACCAATGCATTGTGGTATATGGTGCCATTTGCCGTTTTGGCATGTGCTTGTTGCCCACCAACCCTCCACTGCTGGTTTACGTCCGTGATCGCAGGCATAAGTGAGCGAGTGGTTATGATCATATGTTTCACGCTCAGGGACAAAATAACCATCTTTCAGCCTGGGAGctctgcaccactgtgctgcactTTGTGCTGAAACAGTGATAAGCAAGTGAGCACTAttctgaaattcttttctgaaacactgaaatgataGAATTTGATGTTCTTACCATGCAACACTCCCGGAAACCAAACCAGAAGAACAAATCCAAGATATCTCGCACACATTTTGTGAGGAATTAAAATCAAAGCAGAGCAAAGAGTCCAAATCAGAGCCAGTTAATGATTGCCGAAAGCATTTCCTCTGAAAGTTAAGAAATGTGGAGTAAATAATTTGTAACTGTGACTCTGACATCATGCTGTTGCTCTGATccaaacagataaaacagataaaatgtaGCAATCGTATACAATTCAACCACAAACACTAAGAGGGAGCAAGACTTTGTTTTGCGTATTGatcttacatacatacatatgaatcacactgttaaaaaaacaatttgacttctaaataaattaaaaatgacttaaaatgaaataaattaaaatgatgaatcaTTTCTTCTGTTACATAATATGTAATAATTAGTTTAAAATTCATAGAAGGTTTCTCAGAACTATGTGATACTGTGACATTTAATTAGCTATAATTAGAGTCAGAGTAAAGTCAGAGTACAGACATGAAGTGGCAGTTTCTCTTAAATATAAATAGTACAAGAAATAAATGATGATCTAGATGATCTAGATGATCAGATGATCTAGTCTCTGTTATATTAAGCTGTGATATTATGGCTTTAATTTAAACGACTTTATATATTTGATGTATGTACCATTTCAGCTCGGGCTGCAGCAATCTGCAGTGTTTCTTCCATATTTGCTAACACAGAATGACACCCATGACAGGGACTCATTTGTTTAGAgtccacatttcaaaataatttccCGGACAGCTGTGATCACAGGTCAGCATTACGAAATACCAAACACAGCCAGGCCAAAGGTCAGATGGCAGCAACAGAGgtgaaattctgaaaataaagaaaaattataTATTATCCAAACATTAATGATCCATTATTATATGTACATATCATGGTGTTTGTCTCTGAGACTTTGGGTCAAGTCTTTGCTTGCCATCTGCTGGATCCTCATCAGCTCTGCAGGCCTTCAGTCAACCACAAATCACAACATACTGTGTAGGGAGACATGAGCACACAGTGAAAATCTTTCTTGAGATTTTATTTAAGCATTTTCACAAACATCTTTAAAGAAACATCCTCTGAAAGCAGTTTCCTCAACACACCACTGTCACAGATCTGGTTAAGAGCATTCATCAGCACACTCTTCCATCACCTGTCCAGATAATTTGATGACAAATGTGTGTCTCATGGTCTGCTGAGTTCTGATCCACAAATGCACGTTGTGCTTGCAGAAAACTCGCTCATCTCACTTGGCTTTTTAGGACATTTATGTGGAATTGGAATAGGTGTTTTCcctaaaagataaaataattcataattctgtttttgtctcatgcATGTTGGGGTTGTTCCTGCAGAGGTACTTCATATAAGgtcacaaagaaaataatcctGGATATTTCTGAGCTCCCAGTTTACAAATTTGAGCACACAAATTCAGTGAGGAGATACACACCTCTAAACTTTGGTTTATGATTTATAAGGTGGGGGGCACAGTGGTGTAGTGGTTTGCACCATCACCTCACAGTGAGAAGGTCTGGGCCCTAAAGTACTCCAGCTTCCATCCACAGTCCCAagaacatgcacattaggtttaCTGGCTTCTCTACAACAACAAAGCATAGTATTAGAAATCAATCTAACATAGAAAACACATTACTAAATAtaagaaaaacttttttatgTGTTGTTCTTGTCATTGTGTTGTCTGATATGTTAATATGCTTTTCCTCCTTTGGGCTAAAATTCTTTAGGTGACACTGACCTTTGAGAGCTCAAATGAGCGTGGTGTTTTCAATCATGTTCTTCATTTTAGCTTTGAAATTTTCAGCATTTCCAGCTTCTTTTATTAAGCTACTCTTGTTATtgtgcaataaataaataaataaataaaataataaaaaaaaaacaaaaaaaaaaacatagatcCACAGAGGAGTACAGTGTCTGTTCCAAGGCTACTTCAGGCATGATGTTGTAAAGAGGAAGCCGAGTCTGGATGCAATTTgtccttctctgtgtgtgtgtgggacccTCAGTCTCCAGAGGTTTGTATTGATTTCTCCTACCACCGTCTGCTTCCAGTTTTGACCTCGCTGATTGATGAGGAAGCTCACTTGCCAATTTCCTCCAGggtgtttttctcatttatcatctgttttgctacactacactacatCTTCCTTTGCCCTAGATTTCCTTCTCACATTTTAACTCATCCAAACATCCAAATGCAGTGAACTGGGAACAAGTGAGCCAAAGGAGGATAATATTAAAGCCACTGTGTTGTGCCAGTGTTGGTAATATCGGCATATTTGATGGGTCAGGTTTAGCTCAACAAATCATAAATATATTAAGATATAATGATATTTCATTTGTGCAAATTTCCTCCAGATTCCTCCTGTTTGATGCTTTTTTCCAAATTTAGCCAGAACCCTTGAAACTAGCTCCTTACTCACTTTCCCACTGTGTGGACTGTGCGGTGCTCAGTACTCTTCATTGAAGAAACACCCCCTACAGACTTCATCTGCCAGTACATCTACACTTACACTGTAGGGGTTTAGGTTCCATTACAACAAAATTTAGTACATCAAACATTCAACCTGACCTAGCTGCAAAAAGCCGTGCGCCAAAGTGACCTGAATGTCCATGAGATAAATATGCATCCTCGGGTGTGTGATACTCTTGGCTCCCTTCTCACCCACATGATACACAGCGAGGCGAATGGGTCACACAGTCTTTCAGAAGTGTGTTGATGCCTCTGGCTGTGTGATGTGATTGTTCTAATAAGAgcatgaagcagcagcaaactcccTCTGGGCCAGGAACTGTGAATCCTCTCGCCTCAGCGTGGAGCCTGAGAAGCAGAGGGCCAGGCGAATGATATGTGATCTGCACTGACTGATGCACATCttaaaatgtctctttccaTAGGCAGAGAATTAAGCTGACCagcattattttgtgttttgtttttcttaactATAACCTTCATCTCATGAGCGGAATTTAAGCCCAAGTACCGCCAGGGAATCTCAGTCAGGAGAGTTTTTAAGGGGATAGGATAAGCCCCTTACATCCAGTggaggaaaatcttaatgcttcagcataccaagactttttggacaatgctatggtCAAAAAgtcccacaaaaacactccaaaatcttgtggcaaaccttcccagaagagtggacCTGCAAAGCTGTCGTTGTGTTTAGAgtgtgatgtcactgaagtccctgttggtgcaatggtcatatctcaatacttttgtccataaatTGTAAACACCTCTAAATACGAAGTGTGTTGCCTGTCAGATTGATATCGAGCCTGTTTTTCCTCAGCGTACTGGCTTGTATTTCACTGCCAGAAAACTGTGAGGTCAAAATTATTTAAGTTCCCTCTTAACTGTAGATGACGGTCAGCTGTAAAATGACTTAAGGGTCTCACTTCCTTATTAATAGCAATTAGTATTAATCAGCTGTTTaataagaattttttttaatttgtcatttgttccaGATCGAGGGATGACAGCAAAAGTTGTCAAATCACTATAAAAGGTCAAAACGATCAATGAAAAATTGTAATTAAACCCGCATTAACTGATTTTCTGGCCATCTGGGACtggctgtaaacacaacactcacCTTATGAAGTTGACATTGTGAACTTGTTAGCAAATGGTTGcctatttaaaaatgtacaggTAATAAACCGGAGGTCTGGGGTTGGCAATACAGCCCggtttcttctctctgtcaggTTGCccttttgtgtatttattcttttaagaTCAAATAAAACCTACAAGAAACTGAGAATGAGATAACAGATAAAATGAACACTAGCCACATACAACAGGCAGCACAAGTATTTGTTTCTCTGAGGCTTTATTGTCTATTTTCATGAGATGACACAGAGCAATACTTTCCATCACTTCTCTCCTTTAGCACAACACTAacaaagaataagaaaaagactTAGCAGGGTCATTGCAAGACCAAAAAATGTGCTGTCAAAAGCTGAGCTAGGAACTGACTGAAGTCATTTTACTGAGGCAAAGCAGAGCAGTTTTCTGAAGTATTACCAAATCACTTACCTGCCTATCCTCCTGTCTGCCCCAAGAGCTTTGGCTCTGACAGGTGTTATCATATATGTACATTCAGACCACAAACAcccaaaaaaaagaagtgtaaAAGAAATCTCTTTCGTCAAACTATGTGGCTTCGTTGTTTGTACCGAGagtcattttcatgtttctctcaATTCACTGACAATTGatgaacaaaaatacaaacctCTTCTCCCTCTGAACCCATTATGTGGCTTAATAtctcatttaaatcatttccaCAGTATGTTGTCTttatatataaaacacattttgattttttttttaactacatgaaaacattagaaaacaattacaacaaaaacacaaaaatcctAATTCTCCTCTCCAGTGTCCAGAACAACATATGCATTGCATTAGAAGCCCTCGGGAATGAGTTGGAGGAAGCCCATTGGATAGTgcatcctccttctccttcacctGTTAAAATGGTGGATCATGTTGGAAGATGGGATGGCAGCTTGGTTGAGAGGGGTTACCTCTGTAAGAGGTGGACTGAGGAGAGCTGGAAGGTCGGAGATGGATGATGTGATCTGGGCTCAGAACCTGAGGTGAGATTTGTGTTTCACCATGTATCTGAAAAAcgagagagaagggaggaagaggctCAAACGTAATTCTGCATAACTGTAGAATAAGTAGCATAGTcgacaaacaaacagatgtgtatacacaaacatgcaccaGAATAAAGGCTGACCTGTCGAGGGTTTCCCAAAAGCGCAGGAAGACAGGTCGGTCCAGGTGGCGTCTGTGGCGACTCAGCTCCAGGACGGTCACATCCCACTTCTGCACGTTGGGGTCTGTCTTTGCCTCATCATACTTCAGATGAAAGGCTCGAACTGGAGGAGAGACATACATGCatagacatatatatataaatatacatcaTACAGATTAACCTGGGTTGAGGGCAGCCACCATCACTGTGCTGGCAACTCGCTTTTAAATCCACACAACACTGATGTGTGAAAGGACTTTTGACACCCAATGACGAGGCTGTTGAATGTAGAAAATATGCTTGTTTTGAGATAATCTGTTTGATGGGCTTTAAACTGAAGTTCCCAGTGGTGCCTCTGAAATCTTTCTGATTGAAGCTCTGATCAGGCATGTTTCAATGacttataataataacaagcaatgaaaacactgaaatataaaaacagtcgTTATCATTAATTTCATCTATAAAGATTCTCATCCACGTCGAGCAGTATAAATATTTACTTTGGGTGCATAGACTGAAGCTACCcaaatatatactgtacatgctcTTCTTCTAAAGTGTGAGATGAGTGGGAAACAGGACATTAATACACTGGACACATAATCCCTCAGAATTACTACCTGTTTACATATTGCAGCCTGACAACGCCAGCAACCACTAGCTGAGGTCATGTTCAAAGCACGGTAACAATTAAAGAACTTTGCAGTGTGTATTGCTCACTTTTGGCGAAAATGTCAACAGGAGATCCATCAGGCAGCAGCCACGGCCAGCCTTTGAACTGCCAGGCAGGACCCTGCACAAACACGGCCACCACTCGATCCCTGCAGGACAACACATTcacaggttgttgttgttgttgttgttgtgaaggGACATAATGTGTTTGTCTATAAACCGTTTCGTTGTTAGCTTGTAGATTTGACGTACGTTACAatgtaaggtgtgtgtgtgtgtgtgttgagggttGACACTCGAATAATCCTCTGTTCTAAAATTGTGAGGCAACAACGAGgtgtgaaaagagaaacaacCCACTATAACCATATGAACACAATGGAAGTACAGctcaaaggaaatgaaacaagaaaCCGAGAAGAAACCACTAACCTTAACCACATACAAACCAATAAGCGGGACTACAAAGAGGCCTGGATTGTGGGCCAAATTAGATTGTAACACAAATTtggaaaaatcaaaaagaaaaactgtgatTGTAACACAGACTGCATGTGTAATCCTGAGTCATATTAGTCAAACACTGATGAGTCAGTCTCACAAACACTGTTGTCCACAGCTGAGCCATATGAAAATCCcaagatggacagaaaaaaaaagactcaaatcCTTTGCATACTTAAGACATTGCAGGCACAGTTGTGATTAtgttatacaaaaaaaaatgagcatttCATCTAACCAACTCATAGTAAAATAAGCCAGGAagttaaaaatgttcatgtaTTGTGCAAACCCTTGAGACCTCTGTTTGGTggaaaatggttaaaaaaaacaacaacaaaacattaatcaaacattaaataaatgctCACCAGTCCTGTGGGGCCAGTTTGAGTGGCTGATCAATAATACGGTACGGCACAGTGACACTCAGCGTTGTGCCACCAGGCTGGATCTGATCTTTGCGCCTCTGAAGCAGAACTTCATTGTCACGCTGGATgccctgcttcttcttctcttctgacGTGACAAACCTGGTGTGGTTCAGACAAAGTTTAGACTTactcatttctattttttctgtttttttttgagTTCCCAGCTTACGTCATTTCATTATGTCACTGTTACATGTTTTTACTCGAGTTCACATTTAACATTCAATGAACAGATCACTAAACCCTTCACCTGAACAGCAACTGACCTATCTGAGCTCAGTAACCACAGGTAgtcacagcagctctgtcagTATTTTGCTTTTTCAATGTTAAGTGTAGATGAGGCCGTAAGAAAAGTGATCCTCTTATTGTGATCTGGGAATGCTTTTTTATGCTCTCTAAAAATACAAGATTAAAATTGTGAGTAACAGATTAAAAAGTGGATTTTCCCCTAACGTAATCTGTAAACGTTAGCTTGCTACCTAAAGTAGGAGCCAAGCATTACTTCCAGCCAAGAGGTAACATGTTTTAGCTAAGTTTATATTCCTGCAATGTTACCTGAAACAGACGCTAAATGCCTTTTCATTGGAaaggtgaaagtgaaaatatgtggttaaaaaatcaaaacaaatatctGACCTAAGCAGCCAAATAGGGTTAGAAAAAACAATGTTACATGTTTACTTTCTATACGTACATGACTAAGTCAACTGCAGTACATTTTAATCTCTTACTACATGCATCATCTACTACTGAGGAGGCTAACTGGCCTACGTAAGGGTTATTTTgataaaacatgtcagctgatgacattaaaaataaGCAACAGACAGCATCTCAGCCATATTGCAAAGCTACCACGAGCTTGTTAGCTGGTCACAGCAGAGCAACTCTGCAGGCGACAGCTGTcatttcaaaaaaatcaaacaaaaaatgagatGCTGCTTTTGACTGCCTGTATCTGAAAGCAAGCTCccattgttttaaaatttgttttaagaatttcacagtcacagtatatgttctgtctgagtgtttttttgGATTGTTATTGCATGTTTTCCAGCACTGGCTTCATAATAATGTGACCTGTTCTGAGTCAGAGACAGATATGAACTAAACAGACAGACGTGGCTGTTGCACTGTGATGGTTAATCAAAGACAATTTCTACACATGCAGGTCATATTTGGAAACGGGTCAAGTGTATTATATGAAAATACAAAGTTACCTTGAGCTGACACTATGAAATATCACCacattcacagaaaatgaatttgtgACAGAATATTTCTTCTCTGGGCTTGAGCCTCATCATAGCACATGTATTTAGCAGTTACAGTTCACTTCAAGCGTAGATAATGTTTCCAGCCCTGATTttatcactgtcactgtcaacTGCCTGGGTGTTTCCAATTTGCCAAACTCTGTTTCATCACAGTTTACACAGTTTACAATGACCAGTGTTTAAAGTAAATCTGGATTTTGAATCTGGACTGCTGTGTCAAACCAGCAACTTCTCCTGCTGTTGGTACACAATCAAGAACTGCCCAGCTGTCACCATCCTGTTAGTGTATTACATAATTGCTGCAATTATAGAAAAAAGGGGAACGGTGTCACTGGGTGCTTCGGTGTGCTCTGAGTACATAATGTGCTCATGTGTAATTCAATTAATAGGGAAGGAATACTGAATTCAGCTTGCATACCATGATAGCTGCACCAATTTTAGGAATAAATTGTAAAGCATACAATGCACCCAACTGCAACATCTCTCCCTGGGAGTGATGTTGTTTGGTCCATGTTGATTTATTTGGCTGTGCATGGTCGAGCCCTGTAGATAAATGTCATAAGACACTCGCTGGTGAGCGAGTTTCCCTTTTCTGGGCAAGATTCTAAAGATCTTGTCTCAGTCTCATTAGCATGACTGCTTTCTGCAACTTCACTAATTGCAGTTTTAATGATGACacactaaaaataataataatataaataaatcttaaatcttatCAAATAAGACATGCAGAAATAATGATCTTATTTGTCACAATTGgtccaaaagaaagaaaagaagaaaggaagaaaaagagaaacttaCTTTAGATCCTGCAGGAGATCCTTAGCATTGAGCATCGTGATGAGTGAGGTGGTGGCAGCggggatgatgatgataggTGTCCGGGAGCCTGCCATGAAAGTCATGAGAAAAACTCTTTACTACAGGTAGTGTCAGAGAAGGAGTTATATAAAGTAATTTACATGACAGAATGATAAGCAGAAAAGATGTTTATGCACAGGACATTGTATTATACATGAATGCCAAAAACATAGTATCCAACTGAGTGAAAGTAATGTACCTTTCTTCTGATTGGGTGGAGGTCTGGCTTGTGAAACTagaggagaaagacaagaaaaatgtgaaaaatgtatgtatacatacacactgtgTATAGATATAGTATTACAACGATCCTCAAGGAAACTGCTTTGCTGC
This portion of the Scatophagus argus isolate fScaArg1 chromosome 13, fScaArg1.pri, whole genome shotgun sequence genome encodes:
- the LOC124069196 gene encoding complement factor H-like isoform X1, whose protein sequence is MCARYLGFVLLVWFPGVLHAQSAAQWCRAPRLKDGYFVPERETYDHNHSLTYACDHGRKPAVEGWWATSTCQNGKWHHIPQCIEEEACIPPEIPNGRYTESSNGRYEQGHKIRITCDKGYETKDRDATAICMSGMWSSVPVCEQSVSACSEPPKIPHAVIIHQEYQELFAEDSTVQYECEHGYTAKEEDKKTIYCIAGNWSEGPTCKKEGCIPPEIPNGRYTESSSGWYEEGHRIGITCDKGYETKDRDATAICMSGMWSSVPVCERSISACSEPPKIPDAVVIHQEYQELFAEDSTVQYECKDGYTATEEDKKTIYCISGNWSEGPTCRSSGSSGSIGRDTDPQITTISRCGTPPIVLNSIVETYPMYLKYKCGVFYTRVGPEKVVCYNDGTWSQVPTCKDAFCSVNTEEYPALKPDGVKFVRDGETVRLECVRQDHWWTDHYSVGRCTNGRMTLSHCRSWLQLKFC